The following proteins are co-located in the Parafannyhessea umbonata genome:
- a CDS encoding HPr family phosphocarrier protein, producing MVSKQVSIVSPTGLHARPASQFVQVAKQYQCAVTIKDLDKGSAPVNAKSIMMILAAGLGTGTKVEITCDGADENEALGALLGIKDGDANLFE from the coding sequence ATGGTTTCCAAGCAAGTTTCTATCGTCAGCCCCACCGGTCTCCACGCTCGTCCCGCTTCTCAGTTCGTGCAGGTTGCGAAGCAGTACCAGTGCGCCGTCACCATCAAGGATCTTGACAAGGGCTCCGCTCCCGTCAACGCCAAGTCCATCATGATGATTCTCGCCGCTGGCCTCGGCACCGGCACCAAGGTCGAGATCACCTGCGACGGTGCGGATGAGAACGAGGCGCTGGGCGCCCTCCTCGGCATCAAGGACGGCGACGCCAACCTCTTCGAGTAG